A window from Opitutia bacterium ISCC 52 encodes these proteins:
- a CDS encoding sulfatase, translating to MKFTRIVSLLALVMLSAVFAKAADRPNILFIMSDDHTAQAVGAYATLLKDLDPTPTIDSLAEEGILFENAFVTNSICTPSRACIMTGQYNHINGVFDLGGNVAPEKQMLPIQMKKAGYQTAMIGKWHLKVEPNFDYYKVLPGQGKYFDTELRTQGNKPWPQNVEVHKGEHSTDVITDATLDWMENERDPDKPFFICHQYKAPHDYFENAPRYQSYLANVEIPEPQTLYDVPDTWGSIGTRGHNDELTPHIGTSIGKRNPRRSYATHLYDFFPEEYPDDYDPAKLSEVETTRISYQAYLKKYLRCVKGVDDNLKRLFDYMKAEGIYDNTIIIYTGDQGFWLGEKDFQDKRWAYDESQRMPFILRYPKAIPSGIRTDAIIENVDYPALMLDYAGADIPASVQGKSFRQICETGKEPVGWKDAAYYRYWMHMAHHDNPGEMAMRTKTHKLIYFYGTNYKGDYRTPPGWELYDLQRDPHELNNVYDVPAYREVRDALKAKFAQLRKDIGDDGSHYPATERVVQEFWDYNDEDRQRAIQISHQFKKIREAELVKAGKL from the coding sequence ATGAAATTTACCCGAATTGTATCCTTATTGGCTTTAGTCATGCTTTCAGCCGTTTTTGCCAAGGCAGCAGACAGACCGAATATTCTCTTCATCATGTCAGATGACCATACGGCGCAAGCGGTAGGTGCCTATGCTACCTTGCTCAAGGATTTGGATCCGACACCAACCATTGATAGCCTGGCTGAAGAGGGCATACTTTTTGAAAACGCATTTGTGACGAACTCCATTTGCACGCCGTCTCGCGCCTGTATTATGACTGGGCAATACAATCACATCAACGGCGTGTTTGATTTGGGGGGCAATGTTGCTCCAGAAAAACAGATGCTGCCGATTCAGATGAAAAAGGCTGGTTATCAGACCGCGATGATCGGGAAGTGGCATTTGAAGGTAGAGCCAAACTTTGACTACTACAAAGTGCTACCGGGTCAGGGGAAATACTTTGATACGGAATTGCGCACTCAAGGGAACAAGCCTTGGCCACAGAATGTAGAAGTGCATAAGGGTGAGCACTCAACGGATGTGATTACCGATGCGACCTTGGACTGGATGGAGAATGAACGCGACCCGGACAAGCCCTTCTTTATTTGCCACCAATACAAAGCGCCACACGACTACTTTGAAAACGCTCCTCGTTATCAGTCTTATTTGGCCAACGTTGAAATACCCGAACCACAAACCCTCTACGATGTACCCGACACCTGGGGCTCTATTGGCACGCGTGGTCACAATGACGAGCTGACCCCACACATCGGCACCTCCATTGGTAAACGGAATCCTCGTCGTTCCTATGCGACTCACCTCTACGACTTTTTCCCTGAAGAATATCCGGATGATTATGATCCGGCTAAATTAAGTGAAGTGGAGACTACCCGTATCTCTTATCAGGCTTACCTGAAAAAATACCTACGTTGTGTAAAAGGGGTGGATGACAATTTGAAGCGCCTGTTCGACTACATGAAGGCAGAGGGTATTTACGATAACACCATCATCATTTACACCGGTGACCAAGGTTTCTGGTTGGGAGAAAAAGATTTTCAGGACAAACGATGGGCCTACGATGAGTCACAACGCATGCCCTTCATCCTTCGCTATCCGAAGGCCATTCCTTCAGGTATTCGCACGGATGCGATCATTGAGAACGTAGACTATCCGGCTCTCATGCTTGATTACGCGGGTGCAGATATTCCTGCCAGCGTCCAAGGAAAATCATTTCGTCAGATTTGCGAAACAGGAAAAGAACCGGTTGGTTGGAAAGATGCAGCCTACTACCGCTACTGGATGCATATGGCGCACCATGACAACCCCGGTGAAATGGCGATGCGGACAAAGACGCATAAGCTGATTTATTTCTATGGTACCAATTATAAGGGGGACTATCGCACGCCACCCGGCTGGGAGCTCTATGACCTTCAGCGAGATCCTCATGAGTTAAATAACGTTTACGATGTTCCGGCTTATCGAGAAGTTCGTGATGCACTCAAAGCAAAATTCGCTCAATTGCGTAAAGATATCGGAGACGACGGTTCTCACTATCCTGCAACGGAACGGGTCGTCCAGGAATTCTGGGATTATAATGATGAAGACCGTCAAAGGGCGATTCAGATCTCCCATCAGTTTAAGAAGATTCGTGAAGCTGAGCTGGTGAAAGCTGGAAAGCTTTAG